From Lagopus muta isolate bLagMut1 chromosome 15, bLagMut1 primary, whole genome shotgun sequence, the proteins below share one genomic window:
- the VWA3A gene encoding von Willebrand factor A domain-containing protein 3A, whose translation MSDLEPDNGLLVMCANETQDLLTTGMKKMLPRKVQTTEEWLRNYSLESLQLTLEHLVNEGTIILDSRSGAEGIELAEEAVTNFEARVSEVVELYQQRIQWLLKDSRKVFGLVKGTKVGLVVDVSGLSDRPRLEGFQKDLLSLIDEQLCYKKQLYCLSFGTETSPLWESPKNVGVHVLGEARQWVQQLAPAGGCNLLKALKHVLTVKELNSLVIIIRSCPDQSLEILADYAQQCMLGRKLLVHAVTYDCGSPAAIATVKQLAEVVSGRYHCYSSKGENSDSSDVNLLLQESHKAQDLLHSIKQTFQRRVDGSLISGIADVSTEVANAAIPCFLSRPPKHEGPLIIQTPGFLARTSTEWLKTNGLKAKKLNLYQVLAPNAFSPVEEFVPILQKTVSSTLHEKAMMQFEWHDGTVKNIHVDLPILHKYQKLLAKMVRIYEKRINWLSVASRRIWGSVCERRVVILVDISVPNSTCIIHIQHSLRLLLEEQMSNKDCFNIIAFGSHIVPWQMELVPSQPENLQKAWRWVLRLQCSGSRNFMSALRRAVEVDFKEKDKHKSQGIYLLTTGIPDQETHTISAYVAEACRGFDLQLHVCLFSVMEDADSCGIIPARYATPTETATAFKEIVQAANGRFHWFGEAGIFESDDITVLVSEMEKAKNYSQKCAFLVESLKQRSGNQPADPLIAEAGATVAVTKEKRRPQKLPSPKPTALSLARMHIKDKHCAEKNASIRVPAWRPTSAKAEIPPVQTIKQWPQAENRRKYKPRKQPECSVSVFYTDKGRNVGAVFRSYPKTVCIRKHVPSVRLPKKEEICSSKEWLTKYSIKKLKLELPRLMFGPSCTHQKKIVESLHKKVSAKYCSIFPSVEINGVVRHLQVQSKELEIYIEQMEKVLLRYLQRIQWLLSGSRRLFGTILEANVCVLIDTSGSMDPYLPHITKELTSLIWEQLRKNEVRFNLLRFAENTESWREHLVEATDKTCHDAVQWVSKFHAHGNTCILMALQKALSFQGVEALYILTDGKPDTSCNLILKEIERLRKQQDIKIHTISFSCVDREANEFLKKLASQTGGRYHCSFGDVDGQLAAHRMLTEGFDDEDDPVFPYFEGDDLKKLTEEVAKARGFLKQAKSFRLLLEKWNINPKDSSVFKNSAQD comes from the exons ATGTCTGATCTAGAACCAGATAATGGGTTGCTGGTCATGTGTGCTAATGAGACACAGGATCTGCTG ACAACAGGAATGAAGAAGATGCTGCCTAGAAAGGTGCAAACCACAGAAGAATGGCTAAGAAACTACAGTTTAGAATCCTTGCAATTAACATTAGAGCATCTGGTGAATGAAGGCACTATTATTTT GGATTCAAGGAGTGGTGCTGAAGGGATAGAGCTGGCAGAAGAGGCTGTTACTAATTTTGAGGCCAGAGTTTCTGA GGTGGTTGAACTTTATCAGCAACGAATTCAGTGGCTGTTGAAGGACAGCAGAAAG GTGTTTGGCCTTGTAAAAGGAACCAAAGTTGGACTTGTGGTTGATGTGTCTGGTCTGAGTGACAGACCTAGACTAGAGGGTTTTCAGAAAGATCTTTTG TCCTTAATAGATGAACAGCTGTGTTATAAGAAGCAATTGTACTGCCTCTCATTTGGTACAGAAACTTCACCTCTGTGGGAGAGTCCAAAAAATGTTGGTGTTCATGT gcTAGGTGAAGCAAGACAGTGGGTACAGCAGCTGGCACCTGCAGGAGGCTGCAATTTGCTGAAAGCCTTAAAACATGTCCTTACAGTGAAAGAGCTGAATTCTCTGGTGATTATAATACGAAGCTG CCCTGATCAGTCTCTGGAAATACTGGCAGACTATGCTCAGCAATGTATGCTAGGGAGAAAACTTCTGGTTCATGCTGTTACATATGATTGTGGCAGTCCTGCTGCTATT GCAACTGTTAAACAGCTTGCAGAAGTTGTCAGTGGCCGCTACCATTGCTACTCTTCAAAGGGAGAG AATTCTGACAGTAGTGATGTTAATCTGCTGCTTCAGGAATCACACAAGGCTCAGGACCTACTCCACAGTATCAAGCAGACTTTTCAAAGGCGTGTTGATGGCTCACTTATTAGTGGAATAGCAGAC GTTTCCACAGAAGTTGCAAATGCAGCAATTCCTTGCTTCCTATCAAGGCCTCCAAAGCATGAAGGACCATTAATTATTCAAACACCAGGCTTCCTGGCCAGAACTTCAACAGAATGGTTAAAGACAAATGGATTGAAAG CTAAGAAGTTAAACCTTTATCAAGTTTTGGCTCCCAATGCTTTTTCTCCTGTGGAAGAATTTGTACCAATTCTTCAAAAAACAGTATCATCAACTCTACACGAG AAAGCTATGATGCAGTTTGAATGGCATGATGGAACTGTGAAAAATATTCATGTTGACCTGCCAATATTACACAAGTATCAG AAACTCCTTGCCAAAATGGTAAGAATCTATGAGAAACGAATTAACTGGCTGTCTGTTGCTAGCAGAAGAATTTGGGGAAGTGTTTGTGAGAGGAG GGTGGTTATACTTGTTGATATATCAGTGCCAAACTCCACCTGCATCATCCATATCCAACATTCTTTGCGACTTCTACTTGAAGAACAGATGTCAAATAAGGATTGCTTCAATATTATAGC ATTTGGGAGCCACATTGTGCCTTGGCAGATGGAACTGGTTCCTTCCCAGCCTGAAAACTTACAAAAAGCTTGGAG GTGGGTATTGAGGTTGCAGTGCAGTGGGAGTAGGAATTTCATGAGTGCTCTCAGAAGAGCTGTGGAAGTAGACTTCAAAGAAAAGGATAAACACAAATCACAAGGAATTTACCTGCTGACTACTGGAATACCTGATCAGGAAACA CACACAATCAGTGCCTATGTGGCTGAGGCTTGCAGAGGTTTTGATTTGCAGCTTCATGTCTGTCTGTTCAGTGTAATGGAGGATGCTGACTCCTGTGGGATTATTCCAGCCCGCTATGCTACCCCGACAGAAACTGCCactgcttttaaagaaatagtACAGGCTGCCAATGGGAGATTTCATTGGTTTGGAGAAGCAG GTATTTTTGAAAGCGATGATATCACTGTTCTTgtgtctgaaatggaaaaagcaaagaactaCTCCCAAAAG TGTGCATTCTTAGTGGAATCCTTAAAGCAACGTTCAGGAAATCAGCCTGCTGATCCACTTATAGCAGAAGCAGGCGCAACCGTGGCTgtcacaaaagagaaaagaaggccgCAGAAGTTGCCATCTCCAAAACCTACAGCTCTGAGTCTGGCTAGAATG CACATCAAAGACAAACACTGTGCGGAGAAAAATGCCTCCATCAGAGTGCCGGCGTGGCGTCCCACCAgtgcaaaagcagaaattccACCAG tacaaacaataaaacaatgGCCTCAGGctgagaacagaagaaaatataaaccAAGGAAACAGCCAGAGTGTTCTGTGTCAGTATTTTATACtgacaaaggaagaaatgtgg GTGCAGTATTCCGAAGTTATCCAAAGACTGTTTGCATAAGAAAGCATGTTCCCTCTGTCAGATTGccaaaaaaagaggaaatctgTTCAAGCAAAGAG TGGCTGACAAAGTACAGTATTAAAAAGCTTAAACTGGAATTGCCCAGACTGATGTTTGGTCCAAGCTGCACTCACCAAAAGAAAATTGTGGAGTCTCTGCACAAGAAAGTGTCAGCAAAGTACTGCAGTATCTTCCCCAGTGTAGAAATCAAT GGGGTTGTGAGACATCTGCAGGTTCAATCTAAAGAACTGGAAATCTACATTGAACAAATGGAGAAGGTGTTGCTACGCTATCTGCAGAGAATACAGTGGCTTCTGTCAG GAAGTCGAAGATTGTTTGGTACCATTTTAGAAGCAAATGTCTGTGTTTTGATTGATACATCTGGTTCCATGGACCCATATTTGCCACATATCACGAAGGAACTTACCTCCCTTATCTGGGAGCAgctgagaaaaaatgaagtcag GTTTAACCTGTTGAGatttgcagaaaatacagagagTTGGAGGGAGCATCTTGTAGAGGCAACTGATAAAACCTGTCACGATGCTGTGCAGTGGGTGTCCAAATTCCATGCTCATGGTAATACCTGCATCCTTATGGCTTTACAG aaAGCTCTCAGTTTCCAAGGTGTGGAGGCATTGTATATATTGACTGATGGAAAACCAGATACCAGTTGTAAtctgattttgaaagaaattgaaagattGAGAAAGCAACAAGATATTAAAATCCACACCATTTCTTTTAGCTGTGTAGACAG AGAGGCAAATGAATTTCTGAAGAAGCTTGCCTCCCAAACAGGAGGGCGCTACCACTGCAGCTTTGGAGACGTGGATGGACAATTAGCAGCACACCGAATGCTGACAGAAGGATTCGATGATGAGGAT gatCCAGTTTTCCCGTACTTCGAAGGAGATGATTTAAAGAAACTTACTGAGGAAGTAGCAAAAGCTAGAGGTTTTTTAAAGCAGGCAAAATCTTTCAG gCTATTACTAGAAAAATGGAACATAAACCCAAAAgacagttctgtttttaaaaacagtgctCAG GATTAA